From the Prunus dulcis chromosome 4, ALMONDv2, whole genome shotgun sequence genome, one window contains:
- the LOC117625019 gene encoding ABC transporter D family member 2, chloroplastic isoform X1: MIIQAQTQRVSLCSSAFNSNHHHYQHFRVGVKAHASLPFLSRFRSVATMSTRSSSGHWRRRRKRSDDVVSPSSSSSRSSWRCAAASASPPPPPAPPTADKREVPELQTLIRRFSKVAAPYWSSDDKEQARMQLAAVFALTLATTGISVGFNFLGRDFYNALANKDQEQFTKQLLYYLGAFAGGIPIFVLRDYARETLSLRWRSWMTKYYMDRYLSNQTFYRIQSQSIIDNPDQRIVDDLSSFTGTALSFSLTLFNAVIDLISFSNILFGIYPPLFVVLLVYSIGGTAISVYLGRGLVSLNFLQEKKEADFRYGLVRVRENAESIAFYSGEENEMQLLLQRFKSAFENLSKLLISSRNLEFFTNGYRYLIQILPVAVVAPMFFSGKIEFGVINQSVSAFNHILGDFSLIVYQFQAISAFSAVIDRLGEFDDVLDTSNFERRSDPSEGIRLIYCNVESLAELDSNGSIPIDNEQQKLVDIENLTVQTPSSATLVRDLSLLINNNEHLLVTGPSGSGKTSLLRAMSGLWSTGKGEIKFYVKDGEEDHQPSISSGVAPLKVDTANDKYGELGRPSNRNYKGIFFLPQRPYMVLGTLRQQLLYPTWADDAISTSESTKPTGSLPFLMQAPKLENTSEKPNKPTTEDLIQALEDVRLGYILARFSSLDTSYEWSSVLSLGEQQRLAFARLLLSKPKLVLLDESTSALDEANEAHLYQQIEKAGITYISVGHRRTLYDFHKKNLHISTVDPSSANRNWQIKSINKDTLYQLSNL; encoded by the exons atgatAATACAGGCGCAAACACAGCGTGTCTCACTCTGCTCCTCAGCCTTTAACTCCAACCACCACCATTACCAGCACTTTAGAGTTGGAGTTAAAGCACATGCTAGTCTGCCCTTCTTGTCCAGATTTCGATCAGTGGCCACCATGTCCACTAGAAGCAGCAGCGGCcattggaggaggaggagaaagagGAGCGACGACGTCGTatcaccttcttcttcttcttcgagaTCTTCATGGCGTTGTGCAGCTGCCTCGgcctcaccaccaccaccaccagcacCCCCAACTGCAGATAAG AGAGAGGTGCCTGAATTACAGACGCTGATCCGAAGATTCTCGAAAGTGGCAGCTCCCTACTGGTCATCGGACGACAAGGAACAAGCGAGGATGCAGCTGGCCGCAGTTTTCGCTCTCACTCTCGCCACCACTGGCATCAGCGTTGGCTTCAATTTCCTGGGCCGCGACTTCTATAACGCCCTTgcca ACAAGGACCAAGAGCAATTCACAAAGCAGCTACTTTACTACTTGGGTGCCTTTGCTGGTGGAATTCCG ATTTTTGTGTTGCGAGATTATGCAAGAGAAACTCTTTCTTTGAGGTGGAGATCTTGGATGACAAAATATTACATGGACCGCTACCTAAGCAACCAAACCTTTTACAGAATTCAATCCCAGTCGATCATTGATAATCCTGATCAGCGCATTGTTGATGATCTAAGTTCTTTCACGGGAACTGCCCTATCCTTCTCCTTAACGCTTTTCAATGCTGTGATAGATCTCATATCATTCAGTAACATCTTATTTGGTATCTACCCTCCACTGTTTGTTGTCCTTCTTGTGTATTCGATTGGTGGAACAGCTATTAGTGTCTATCTTGGAAGG GGTTTGGTTTCTTTAAACTTCTTACAAGAGAAAAAGGAGGCTGATTTTCGTTATGGACTTGTGCGCGTTCGAGAAAATGCTGAATCCATTGCCTTCTATAGtggtgaagaaaatgaaatgcaACTTTTGCTGCAACGCTTCAAAAGTGCTTTTGAAAATCTGAGT AAATTGTTGATATCTTCAAGAAATCTCGAGTTTTTCACCAATGGGTACCGCTATCTTATTCAGATTCTTCctgttgctgttgttgctCCAATGTTTTTCTCAGGAAAAATTGAGTTTGGTGTCATTAATCAGTCAGTATCTGCTTTCAATCATATTCTTGGGGACTTCTCCCTTATTGTGTACCAATTTCAGGCTATCAGCGCATTTTCAGCTGTAATTGATCGACTTG GTGAATTTGATGATGTGTTGGATACCAGCAACTTTGAACGCCGTTCTGATCCCTCAGAAGGGATACGTCTTATATATTGTAACGTTGAAAGTTTAGCTGAACTGGATTCAAATGGATCCATTCCCATAGACAATGAGCAACAAAAGTTAGTGGATATAGAGAATTTGACTGTGCAGACACCAAGTAGTGCTACATTGGTTAGGGACTTATCATTGCTAATCAACAACAATGAGCACTTATTG GTAACAGGACCAAGTGGGAGTGGTAAGACTTCTTTGTTAAGAGCTATGTCTGGTCTTTGGAGTACTGGAAAAGGAGAGATCAAATTCTATGTGAAAGATGGCGAAGAAGATCATCAACCATCCATTTCCTCAGGTGTTGCTCCCCTTAAGGTAGATACTGCTAATGATAAATATGGGGAACTTGGAAGGCCCTCAAATAGGAATTATAAAGGCATATTTTTCCTTCCTCAAAGACCATATATGGTATTGGGAACACTTCGCCAACAATTGCTCTATCCTACGTGGGCTGATGATGCAATTTCAACATCGGAGAGTACTAAACCAACTG GTTCACTTCCTTTCTTGATGCAGGCaccaaaattagaaaatacaAGTGAAAAGCCTAATAAGCCCACAACAGAGGACCTGATACAGGCTTTGGAGGATGTCCGACTTGGTTATATATTAGCCCGATTCAGTAGTTTGGATACTTCATATGAATGGTCTAGTGTTCTCTCCCTTGGAGAGCAGCAACGCCTTGCTTTTGCACGTCTACTGctttcaaaaccaaaattggTTCTACTGGATGAATCAACCAGTGCTTTAGATGAAGCAAATGAG GCTCATTTATATCAGCAGATTGAGAAAGCAGGCATAACATACATTAGCGTTGGCCACCGGCGTACTCTATATGACTTCCACAAGAAGAACTTGCATATATCCACAGTCGATCCAAGCAGTGCCAATCGCAATTGGCAGATTAAATCCATCAATAAGGACACCCTATACCAGTTATCAAATCTATAA
- the LOC117625019 gene encoding ABC transporter D family member 2, chloroplastic isoform X2 — protein sequence MIIQAQTQRVSLCSSAFNSNHHHYQHFRVGVKAHASLPFLSRFRSVATMSTRSSSGHWRRRRKRSDDVVSPSSSSSRSSWRCAAASASPPPPPAPPTADKREVPELQTLIRRFSKVAAPYWSSDDKEQARMQLAAVFALTLATTGISVGFNFLGRDFYNALANKDQEQFTKQLLYYLGAFAGGIPIFVLRDYARETLSLRWRSWMTKYYMDRYLSNQTFYRIQSQSIIDNPDQRIVDDLSSFTGTALSFSLTLFNAVIDLISFSNILFGIYPPLFVVLLVYSIGGTAISVYLGRGLVSLNFLQEKKEADFRYGLVRVRENAESIAFYSGEENEMQLLLQRFKSAFENLSKLLISSRNLEFFTNGYRYLIQILPVAVVAPMFFSGKIEFGVINQSVSAFNHILGDFSLIVYQFQAISAFSAVIDRLGEFDDVLDTSNFERRSDPSEGIRLIYCNVESLAELDSNGSIPIDNEQQKLVDIENLTVQTPSSATLVRDLSLLINNNEHLLVTGPSGSGKTSLLRAMSGLWSTGKGEIKFYVKDGEEDHQPSISSGVAPLKVDTANDKYGELGRPSNRNYKGIFFLPQRPYMVLGTLRQQLLYPTWADDAISTSESTKPTGTKIRKYK from the exons atgatAATACAGGCGCAAACACAGCGTGTCTCACTCTGCTCCTCAGCCTTTAACTCCAACCACCACCATTACCAGCACTTTAGAGTTGGAGTTAAAGCACATGCTAGTCTGCCCTTCTTGTCCAGATTTCGATCAGTGGCCACCATGTCCACTAGAAGCAGCAGCGGCcattggaggaggaggagaaagagGAGCGACGACGTCGTatcaccttcttcttcttcttcgagaTCTTCATGGCGTTGTGCAGCTGCCTCGgcctcaccaccaccaccaccagcacCCCCAACTGCAGATAAG AGAGAGGTGCCTGAATTACAGACGCTGATCCGAAGATTCTCGAAAGTGGCAGCTCCCTACTGGTCATCGGACGACAAGGAACAAGCGAGGATGCAGCTGGCCGCAGTTTTCGCTCTCACTCTCGCCACCACTGGCATCAGCGTTGGCTTCAATTTCCTGGGCCGCGACTTCTATAACGCCCTTgcca ACAAGGACCAAGAGCAATTCACAAAGCAGCTACTTTACTACTTGGGTGCCTTTGCTGGTGGAATTCCG ATTTTTGTGTTGCGAGATTATGCAAGAGAAACTCTTTCTTTGAGGTGGAGATCTTGGATGACAAAATATTACATGGACCGCTACCTAAGCAACCAAACCTTTTACAGAATTCAATCCCAGTCGATCATTGATAATCCTGATCAGCGCATTGTTGATGATCTAAGTTCTTTCACGGGAACTGCCCTATCCTTCTCCTTAACGCTTTTCAATGCTGTGATAGATCTCATATCATTCAGTAACATCTTATTTGGTATCTACCCTCCACTGTTTGTTGTCCTTCTTGTGTATTCGATTGGTGGAACAGCTATTAGTGTCTATCTTGGAAGG GGTTTGGTTTCTTTAAACTTCTTACAAGAGAAAAAGGAGGCTGATTTTCGTTATGGACTTGTGCGCGTTCGAGAAAATGCTGAATCCATTGCCTTCTATAGtggtgaagaaaatgaaatgcaACTTTTGCTGCAACGCTTCAAAAGTGCTTTTGAAAATCTGAGT AAATTGTTGATATCTTCAAGAAATCTCGAGTTTTTCACCAATGGGTACCGCTATCTTATTCAGATTCTTCctgttgctgttgttgctCCAATGTTTTTCTCAGGAAAAATTGAGTTTGGTGTCATTAATCAGTCAGTATCTGCTTTCAATCATATTCTTGGGGACTTCTCCCTTATTGTGTACCAATTTCAGGCTATCAGCGCATTTTCAGCTGTAATTGATCGACTTG GTGAATTTGATGATGTGTTGGATACCAGCAACTTTGAACGCCGTTCTGATCCCTCAGAAGGGATACGTCTTATATATTGTAACGTTGAAAGTTTAGCTGAACTGGATTCAAATGGATCCATTCCCATAGACAATGAGCAACAAAAGTTAGTGGATATAGAGAATTTGACTGTGCAGACACCAAGTAGTGCTACATTGGTTAGGGACTTATCATTGCTAATCAACAACAATGAGCACTTATTG GTAACAGGACCAAGTGGGAGTGGTAAGACTTCTTTGTTAAGAGCTATGTCTGGTCTTTGGAGTACTGGAAAAGGAGAGATCAAATTCTATGTGAAAGATGGCGAAGAAGATCATCAACCATCCATTTCCTCAGGTGTTGCTCCCCTTAAGGTAGATACTGCTAATGATAAATATGGGGAACTTGGAAGGCCCTCAAATAGGAATTATAAAGGCATATTTTTCCTTCCTCAAAGACCATATATGGTATTGGGAACACTTCGCCAACAATTGCTCTATCCTACGTGGGCTGATGATGCAATTTCAACATCGGAGAGTACTAAACCAACTG GCaccaaaattagaaaatacaAGTGA
- the LOC117625021 gene encoding zinc finger CCCH domain-containing protein 37 isoform X2 — MSSHLYGYGAAQSAAAAAAATAGLSSVYTSRALTDPTLRYLSGSDPFASATDHHSRSSSMYLATSHLMSQSSWPAPDVEPGVPGVKRPSEALYHQSFMGAYNTIGQEAWYSALAKRPRYESASNLPIYPQRPGEKDCAHYMLTRTCKFGELCKFDHPIWVPEGGIPDWKEVPLVAPSESLPERPGEPDCPYFIKTQRCKFGMRCKFNHPKEKLAAAVASENADVFALPERPSEPPCAFYMKTGQCKFGATCKFHHPKDIQIPSAEQENKIGETGTTIQPEGTGFAVKLPVSFSPALLYNSKELPVRLGEPDCPFYLKTGSCKYGATCRYNHPDRYAINPPIGAISHPIGAPPAAGLNIGVINPAASIYQTLAQPTVGGGQTVYPQRFGQIECDYYMKTGECRFGEQCKYHHPIDRSAVALSTTKPVQQQNVKLTLAGLPRREGVAICVYYLKTGTCKYGATCKFDHPPPGEVMGMAASQGASGGEANDFTQEQQQ, encoded by the exons ATGTCCAGCCATCTCTACGGCTACGGCGCCGCACAatcagctgctgctgctgccgcCGCCACTGCCGGCCTCTCCAGCGTCTACACCTCACGTGCCCTAACCGACCCGACCCTCCGGTACCTTTCCGGGTCGGACCCTTTCGCCTCCGCCACCGACCACCATAGCCGAAGTAGCTCTATGTATCTGGCGACGTCGCATTTGATGTCCCAGTCTTCATGGCCAGCTCCCGATGTCGAGCCCGGTGTTCCCGGCGTCAAACGCCCATCTGAAG CACTCTACCATCAGAGTTTTATGGGTGCGTATAATACGATTGGGCAAGAAGCTTGGTATTCTGCATTAGCCAAGCGCCCTAGATATGAGAGTGCAAGCAATTTGCCTATTTATCCACAGAGGCCAGGAGAGAAGGATTGTGCCCACTATATGCTCACAAGAACCTGTAAATTTGGAGAGCTCTGCAAGTTTGACCATCCTATTTGGGTTCCTGAGGGTGGAATTCCAGATTGGAAAGAG GTTCCACTTGTCGCTCCAAGTGAATCCCTTCCTGAGAGACCTGGAGAGCCAGATTGTCCA TACTTTATAAAGACTCAAAGATGCAAATTTGGGATGAGGTGCAAGTTCAATCATCCGAAGGAAAAACTGGCTGCTGCT GTTGCTTCAGAAAATGCTGATGTTTTTGCCTTACCTGAGAGGCCTTCTGAGCCCCCATGTGCA TTCTACATGAAAACGGGGCAATGTAAGTTTGGTGCAACCTGCAAATTCCATCACCCAAAAGATATCCAGATACCATCAGCTGAGCAAGAGAATAAAATTGGAGAAACTGGGACAACTATTCAGCCGGAGGGAACTGGATTTGCTGTGAAGCTTCCTGTTTCATTCAGCCCTGCACTATTATATAACTCCAAGGAGCTTCCTGTAAGACTG GGTGAACCCGATTGCCCATTCTACCTGAAAACTGGAAG TTGCAAGTATGGGGCCACTTGCCGCTACAATCATCCTGATAGATATG CAATCAATCCACCAATTGGTGCAATCAGCCATCCCATTGGAGCCCCTCCGGCAGCAGGTCTGAACATAGGAGTTATTAATCCAGCTGCCTCCATTTATCAAACTTTGGCTCAGCCAACG GTGGGAGGGGGCCAAACTGTGTATCCTCAACGCTTTGGACAGATTGAATGCGAT TACTATATGAAGACAGGGGAATGTAGGTTTGGCGAACAATGCAAATACCATCACCCAATCGATAGGTCAGCAGTGGCCCtgtcaacaacaaaaccagtTCAACAACAAAATGTTAAGCTAACTCTTGCTGGACTACCTAGGAGAGAG GGTGTTGCAATCTGTGTGTATTACCTGAAAACTGGCACATGCAAGTATGGTGCAACCTGCAAATTTGACCACCCACCTCCTGGCGAGGTTATGGGCATGGCAGCATCACAAGGAGCATCCGGAGGGGAAGCAAACGATTTCACACAGGAACAGCAGCAGTGA
- the LOC117626580 gene encoding uncharacterized protein LOC117626580: MSGAQGAQPPGSQTATTYKSIPGGENKSKTELKSQQDQGGVQIDKLQDKVEDAAGKGGPVFGAGKDPNKQDLGVTGSG, encoded by the coding sequence ATGTCAGGAGCACAAGGAGCTCAGCCGCCGGGGTCACAGACAGCAACAACGTACAAGTCAATTCCGGGAGGAGAGAACAAAAGCAAGACAGAGCTGAAATCCCAACAGGACCAAGGTGGCGTTCAGATTGACAAGCTCCAAGACAAGGTCGAGGATGCTGCTGGCAAAGGTGGCCCTGTCTTTGGAGCCGGGAAAGACCCAAATAAGCAAGACCTTGGTGTCACCGGCAGTGGCTAA
- the LOC117626579 gene encoding uncharacterized protein LOC117626579 isoform X1 — protein MLLQFWSISSSTALHNSWAFSYSGKHHNLVFKGPICLRKPKASSPTCLRAQLLEEITQLAHNKVLIAAGVSAAIGQLTKPVTSVILYGKDFDFKAIVQAGGFPSTHSSAVVATATTLGLERGLSDSIFGLTVVYAGLVMYDAQGVRREVGNHAKVLNKTLPESARMSSVPTKDRGRINPKPKTSSSSSLKSDSFGSLLSEEANSFSSKPTNGPLVSLSDNKIRQTTETQMSSGLGTDAEQGFERAGNRSTLLKESIGHTEVEVTAGALLGFLVGLAMYTIM, from the exons ATGTTGCTCCAGTTTTGGAGCATTTCCAGTTCCACTGCGCTTCACAATTCTTGGGCTTTCTCTTACTCCGGAAAGCACCACAACCTTGTTTTTAAAGGACCTATCTGCCTCAGAAAGCCAAAGGCCTCCTCACCCACTTGCCTCAGAGCTCAGTTGCTCGAGGAAATCACTCAACTTGCCCATAACAAG GTGCTGATTGCTGCTGGCGTTTCTGCGGCAATTGGGCAGCTCACCAAGCCTGTCACTTCTGTAATTTTGTATGGGAAAGACTTTGATTTCAAGGCAATCGTTCAGGCCGGGGGCTTCCCTTCTACCCATTCCTCT GCAGTGGTGGCTACTGCAACAACCCTTGGCCTTGAAAG GGGCCTTTCGGATTCAATATTTGGCCTTACTGTTGTTTATGCAGGTCTTGTGATGTATGACGCCCAG GGGGTGAGAAGAGAAGTTGGCAACCATGCAAAAGTACTGAACAAGACACTGCCTGAAAGTGCAAGGATGAGCTCAGTTCCCACCAAGGACAGAGGTAGAATTAACCCTAAACCTAAAACATCGTCGTCTTCGTCGTTGAAGTCGGATAGCTTTGGGTCTCTGTTGTCTGAGGAAGCAAATTCTTTCtcatcaaaaccaacaaaCGGCCCTTTAGTGTCTCTCTCAGATAACAAAATTAGGCAAACTACTGAGACACAGATGTCTTCTGGCTTGGGAACTGATGCTGAGCAAGGTTTTGAAAGGGCTGGCAATCGTTCAACTCTGTTGAAAGAATCGATTGGCCACACTGAAGTTGAAGTCACAGCCGGTGCTTTGTTGGGTTTCTTAGTAGGCTTGGCTATGTACACCATAATGTGA
- the LOC117626579 gene encoding uncharacterized membrane protein YuiD isoform X2, which translates to MLLQFWSISSSTALHNSWAFSYSGKHHNLVFKGPICLRKPKASSPTCLRAQLLEEITQLAHNKVLIAAGVSAAIGQLTKPVTSVILYGKDFDFKAIVQAGGFPSTHSSAVVATATTLGLERGLSDSIFGLTVVYAGLVMYDAQGVRREVGNHAKVLNKTLPESARMSSVPTKDRGVAA; encoded by the exons ATGTTGCTCCAGTTTTGGAGCATTTCCAGTTCCACTGCGCTTCACAATTCTTGGGCTTTCTCTTACTCCGGAAAGCACCACAACCTTGTTTTTAAAGGACCTATCTGCCTCAGAAAGCCAAAGGCCTCCTCACCCACTTGCCTCAGAGCTCAGTTGCTCGAGGAAATCACTCAACTTGCCCATAACAAG GTGCTGATTGCTGCTGGCGTTTCTGCGGCAATTGGGCAGCTCACCAAGCCTGTCACTTCTGTAATTTTGTATGGGAAAGACTTTGATTTCAAGGCAATCGTTCAGGCCGGGGGCTTCCCTTCTACCCATTCCTCT GCAGTGGTGGCTACTGCAACAACCCTTGGCCTTGAAAG GGGCCTTTCGGATTCAATATTTGGCCTTACTGTTGTTTATGCAGGTCTTGTGATGTATGACGCCCAG GGGGTGAGAAGAGAAGTTGGCAACCATGCAAAAGTACTGAACAAGACACTGCCTGAAAGTGCAAGGATGAGCTCAGTTCCCACCAAGGACAGAG GCGTGGCTGCATGA
- the LOC117625021 gene encoding zinc finger CCCH domain-containing protein 37 isoform X1, which yields MSSHLYGYGAAQSAAAAAAATAGLSSVYTSRALTDPTLRYLSGSDPFASATDHHSRSSSMYLATSHLMSQSSWPAPDVEPGVPGVKRPSEALYHQSFMGAYNTIGQEAWYSALAKRPRYESASNLPIYPQRPGEKDCAHYMLTRTCKFGELCKFDHPIWVPEGGIPDWKEVPLVAPSESLPERPGEPDCPYFIKTQRCKFGMRCKFNHPKEKLAAAVASENADVFALPERPSEPPCAFYMKTGQCKFGATCKFHHPKDIQIPSAEQENKIGETGTTIQPEGTGFAVKLPVSFSPALLYNSKELPVRLGEPDCPFYLKTGSCKYGATCRYNHPDRYDFCAAINPPIGAISHPIGAPPAAGLNIGVINPAASIYQTLAQPTVGGGQTVYPQRFGQIECDYYMKTGECRFGEQCKYHHPIDRSAVALSTTKPVQQQNVKLTLAGLPRREGVAICVYYLKTGTCKYGATCKFDHPPPGEVMGMAASQGASGGEANDFTQEQQQ from the exons ATGTCCAGCCATCTCTACGGCTACGGCGCCGCACAatcagctgctgctgctgccgcCGCCACTGCCGGCCTCTCCAGCGTCTACACCTCACGTGCCCTAACCGACCCGACCCTCCGGTACCTTTCCGGGTCGGACCCTTTCGCCTCCGCCACCGACCACCATAGCCGAAGTAGCTCTATGTATCTGGCGACGTCGCATTTGATGTCCCAGTCTTCATGGCCAGCTCCCGATGTCGAGCCCGGTGTTCCCGGCGTCAAACGCCCATCTGAAG CACTCTACCATCAGAGTTTTATGGGTGCGTATAATACGATTGGGCAAGAAGCTTGGTATTCTGCATTAGCCAAGCGCCCTAGATATGAGAGTGCAAGCAATTTGCCTATTTATCCACAGAGGCCAGGAGAGAAGGATTGTGCCCACTATATGCTCACAAGAACCTGTAAATTTGGAGAGCTCTGCAAGTTTGACCATCCTATTTGGGTTCCTGAGGGTGGAATTCCAGATTGGAAAGAG GTTCCACTTGTCGCTCCAAGTGAATCCCTTCCTGAGAGACCTGGAGAGCCAGATTGTCCA TACTTTATAAAGACTCAAAGATGCAAATTTGGGATGAGGTGCAAGTTCAATCATCCGAAGGAAAAACTGGCTGCTGCT GTTGCTTCAGAAAATGCTGATGTTTTTGCCTTACCTGAGAGGCCTTCTGAGCCCCCATGTGCA TTCTACATGAAAACGGGGCAATGTAAGTTTGGTGCAACCTGCAAATTCCATCACCCAAAAGATATCCAGATACCATCAGCTGAGCAAGAGAATAAAATTGGAGAAACTGGGACAACTATTCAGCCGGAGGGAACTGGATTTGCTGTGAAGCTTCCTGTTTCATTCAGCCCTGCACTATTATATAACTCCAAGGAGCTTCCTGTAAGACTG GGTGAACCCGATTGCCCATTCTACCTGAAAACTGGAAG TTGCAAGTATGGGGCCACTTGCCGCTACAATCATCCTGATAGATATG ATTTTTGTGCAGCAATCAATCCACCAATTGGTGCAATCAGCCATCCCATTGGAGCCCCTCCGGCAGCAGGTCTGAACATAGGAGTTATTAATCCAGCTGCCTCCATTTATCAAACTTTGGCTCAGCCAACG GTGGGAGGGGGCCAAACTGTGTATCCTCAACGCTTTGGACAGATTGAATGCGAT TACTATATGAAGACAGGGGAATGTAGGTTTGGCGAACAATGCAAATACCATCACCCAATCGATAGGTCAGCAGTGGCCCtgtcaacaacaaaaccagtTCAACAACAAAATGTTAAGCTAACTCTTGCTGGACTACCTAGGAGAGAG GGTGTTGCAATCTGTGTGTATTACCTGAAAACTGGCACATGCAAGTATGGTGCAACCTGCAAATTTGACCACCCACCTCCTGGCGAGGTTATGGGCATGGCAGCATCACAAGGAGCATCCGGAGGGGAAGCAAACGATTTCACACAGGAACAGCAGCAGTGA